One window of the Novosphingobium sp. KACC 22771 genome contains the following:
- a CDS encoding TonB-dependent receptor, producing MKFNRVAPWLASALLATTCLAAAPAFAADQPAGAENPDKDIVVTAQRRRENVQNVNIAVTALSGDALVDKKITRAIDLQTAAPGLTISRSGVTDSFNIRGIGLASGSPQVTNGVATYIDGVFQPPIVSNGQFYDMAGAEVLRGPQGTLSGANSTGGAVYLTTQRPKLGETSGYVSANYGNFNNVGVNGAINLPFGDKVAVRASGLFNQHDAWFKDVGPANNQVERLAEIDGRIQALYKSGGFQANVKVEATQRKTGGLALQPINTTVANNPYVVGRTNTPFTVSYDTPTSNFERAFATVLEMKYEFDGGLTLRSVSAYQNKRVYLVNDTDGTSLNPSNSTLVPTAGANNVREREYSQEINIISPDSGKLKYVLGAYAQRNKIDLRNWNTVNGNFSTLPQPITSKLLLGVFGQATYQLNDKLSVDAGLRYSRFEVNGAGAVYIAAPGVTLAQALSTSPPFVRAISQVGNEKDSRATGKVALNYKPDANNLIFAFVARGYKNGGINPPGGTFAPETVMDYELGWKSTLFNRHLRTQLGAFYMKYNNFQMDVINPASGQSGVVNLANSEIKGFEASFQSKFDALSIDGGLSYVDSSMSALTLVNKWAIPAGITFPQCSPAGTPGTVGSGCFNYVSTSTSGGSNLYSPKWTWNVSASYRIEAGDDIAITPRIGYAYVGSQWAYPTYQASTDLIPARGLWQGSITIDKGTWKAEVYGTNLANKFYVAGQSGKNELYGAPREYGVRVTKKF from the coding sequence ATGAAATTCAACCGCGTGGCCCCGTGGCTCGCCTCCGCTTTGCTTGCCACCACCTGTCTGGCCGCTGCGCCCGCCTTTGCGGCCGACCAGCCTGCGGGGGCCGAAAACCCCGACAAGGACATCGTCGTCACCGCCCAGCGCCGCCGCGAAAACGTCCAGAACGTCAACATCGCCGTGACCGCGCTGTCGGGCGATGCGCTGGTGGACAAGAAGATCACCCGCGCGATCGACCTTCAGACCGCCGCCCCCGGCCTGACGATCTCGCGCTCGGGCGTGACGGACTCGTTCAACATTCGCGGTATCGGTCTGGCCTCGGGCTCGCCGCAGGTGACCAATGGCGTGGCCACCTATATTGACGGTGTGTTCCAGCCCCCCATCGTGTCGAACGGCCAGTTTTATGACATGGCCGGCGCCGAAGTGCTGCGCGGCCCGCAGGGCACGCTCTCGGGCGCGAACTCGACCGGCGGCGCGGTTTACCTGACCACGCAGCGCCCCAAGCTGGGCGAAACCAGCGGTTATGTTTCGGCCAATTACGGCAATTTCAACAATGTCGGCGTGAATGGCGCGATCAACCTGCCCTTTGGCGACAAGGTCGCCGTGCGCGCATCGGGCCTGTTCAACCAGCATGACGCATGGTTCAAGGATGTCGGCCCGGCCAACAATCAAGTCGAACGCCTTGCCGAAATCGACGGCCGTATTCAGGCGCTCTACAAGTCGGGCGGTTTTCAGGCCAATGTGAAGGTCGAGGCCACCCAGCGCAAGACCGGCGGCCTGGCCCTGCAGCCGATCAACACCACGGTCGCCAACAACCCCTATGTGGTGGGCCGCACCAATACGCCCTTCACCGTCAGCTATGACACGCCGACCTCGAACTTCGAACGCGCCTTCGCCACCGTGCTGGAAATGAAGTATGAGTTTGACGGCGGGCTGACGCTGCGTTCGGTCTCGGCCTATCAGAACAAGCGCGTTTACCTTGTCAACGACACCGACGGCACCTCGCTCAATCCGAGCAATTCGACGCTGGTCCCGACGGCGGGCGCCAACAATGTGCGTGAACGTGAATACAGCCAGGAAATCAACATCATCTCGCCCGACAGCGGCAAGCTGAAGTATGTTCTGGGCGCCTATGCGCAGCGCAACAAGATCGACCTGCGCAACTGGAATACCGTCAACGGCAACTTCTCCACCCTGCCCCAGCCGATCACCAGCAAGCTGCTGCTGGGCGTGTTCGGTCAGGCGACCTATCAGTTGAATGACAAGCTGTCGGTCGATGCGGGGCTGCGTTATTCGCGTTTCGAGGTGAACGGTGCGGGCGCGGTCTATATCGCCGCGCCGGGCGTGACGCTGGCTCAGGCGCTTTCGACCAGCCCGCCCTTTGTGCGCGCCATTTCGCAGGTCGGCAATGAAAAGGACAGCCGCGCCACCGGCAAGGTCGCCCTCAACTACAAGCCCGACGCCAACAATCTGATCTTCGCCTTTGTGGCGCGCGGATACAAGAATGGCGGCATCAACCCGCCGGGCGGCACCTTTGCCCCCGAAACGGTGATGGATTACGAACTGGGCTGGAAATCCACCCTGTTCAACCGTCATCTGCGCACGCAGCTTGGCGCCTTCTATATGAAGTATAACAACTTCCAGATGGACGTCATCAACCCGGCATCGGGCCAGAGCGGCGTGGTCAACCTTGCCAATTCGGAAATCAAGGGCTTTGAAGCCAGCTTCCAGAGCAAGTTCGACGCCCTGTCGATCGACGGCGGCCTGTCCTATGTCGACAGTTCGATGAGCGCGCTGACCCTGGTGAACAAGTGGGCGATCCCCGCGGGCATCACCTTCCCGCAATGTTCGCCTGCGGGCACGCCGGGCACGGTGGGCTCGGGCTGCTTCAACTATGTCAGCACCTCGACCTCGGGCGGCTCGAACCTCTACAGCCCCAAGTGGACGTGGAATGTGTCGGCCTCCTATCGCATCGAGGCGGGCGATGACATCGCCATTACCCCGCGCATCGGCTATGCCTATGTCGGTTCGCAATGGGCCTATCCCACCTATCAGGCCAGCACCGACCTGATCCCCGCGCGCGGCCTGTGGCAGGGCAGCATCACCATCGACAAGGGCACGTGGAAAGCCGAAGTCTATGGCACCAATCTGGCCAACAAATTCTATGTCGCGGGCCAGAGCGGCAAGAACGAACTCTATGGCGCGCCGCGCGAATATGGCGTGCGCGTGACCAAGAAGTTCTGA
- a CDS encoding MarR family winged helix-turn-helix transcriptional regulator codes for MDNPFVKYPGYLLRRASKSRMAQLAQHLEPLGVGVSEASILVLVGRNPGISQAECGRLLSIKRPNLNPIIRRFIERNLIISTKGQGRIQCLNLSESGEALAERITQEFEAQEARIYEAVPPHLRDELVPMLNALWWSQ; via the coding sequence ATGGATAATCCTTTCGTCAAATATCCCGGCTATTTGCTGAGGCGCGCCTCCAAGAGCCGGATGGCGCAGCTGGCGCAACATCTCGAACCGTTGGGGGTGGGCGTATCGGAAGCCTCCATCCTGGTGCTGGTAGGGCGCAATCCGGGGATTTCGCAGGCCGAATGCGGGCGTCTGCTCTCGATCAAGCGACCCAATCTCAACCCCATCATCCGCCGCTTTATCGAGCGCAACCTGATCATCAGCACCAAGGGGCAGGGGCGAATCCAGTGCCTGAACCTGAGCGAGAGCGGCGAAGCTCTGGCAGAGCGGATCACCCAGGAATTCGAGGCGCAGGAGGCGCGGATCTACGAAGCCGTGCCGCCGCATCTGCGCGACGAACTGGTCCCGATGCTGAACGCCTTGTGGTGGTCGCAATAG
- a CDS encoding tannase/feruloyl esterase family alpha/beta hydrolase, translating to MNLPTTHHALAMAILFAASGGVAHAANNAAPDCAALAKAAMPDRSSTITLAALREASPAEARGNGPMPPAPAMPAHCEIIGKMQERKGANGQTYAIKFHLRLPTEWNGRFVFQGGGGSDGILGDANGGFSSQPGVTALAKGYAVVSSDSGHDNAVNNDPTRQGVVTFGHDAIARHNYGFGYIGPVARAGKALIRAYYGRSPAFTYFVGGSKGGQEAMMAVQRFPGEFDAALIGYPGFHLAHASIAQLWDGQAFGAVAKAMGQIGADGLPLVNKAMSDGDILLAQGAILNACDALDGTKDGMIEHFTACTTERVMPEMMKLACKSDNMADKTDACLLPMQIAAIRKVMGGPLTKDGKAIYSDWAWDAGIGAKTAQGVTQGWRIWKMGGYASATNNGALLRLGAPSNSAVFRSPPLDVADDVTSLTRYALSADIDEAYAAAHVKWGALKEAPVDFIHADATDLSPFTRRGGKIIMFHGVSDPVFSVLDTLRWLDAVNKREKGKAGRFVQFYAVPGMNHGRGGPATDRFDIFSQLVAWREKGVKPGAIIATAGADTPWPGRERLLCPFPARPHRTGEEIEKASSFTCQ from the coding sequence ATGAATTTGCCCACCACCCACCATGCCCTTGCAATGGCCATCCTGTTTGCGGCCTCGGGCGGCGTGGCCCATGCGGCCAATAATGCGGCCCCTGATTGCGCGGCTCTGGCCAAGGCGGCGATGCCGGACCGGTCGAGCACCATCACGCTGGCCGCCCTGCGCGAGGCCAGCCCCGCCGAGGCGCGCGGCAATGGGCCGATGCCGCCCGCGCCCGCCATGCCCGCACACTGTGAAATCATCGGCAAGATGCAGGAGCGCAAGGGCGCCAATGGCCAGACCTATGCGATCAAATTCCACCTGCGCCTGCCCACCGAATGGAACGGACGCTTTGTGTTTCAGGGCGGGGGCGGATCGGACGGCATTCTGGGCGACGCCAATGGCGGATTTTCCAGCCAGCCCGGCGTAACGGCGCTGGCCAAGGGCTATGCGGTTGTCTCCTCGGATTCCGGCCATGACAATGCGGTCAACAATGACCCCACCCGCCAAGGTGTGGTGACCTTTGGCCATGACGCCATCGCCCGCCACAATTACGGCTTTGGCTATATCGGCCCGGTGGCCCGCGCGGGCAAGGCGCTAATCCGCGCCTATTATGGCCGCTCGCCCGCCTTCACCTATTTCGTCGGCGGGTCCAAGGGCGGTCAGGAAGCGATGATGGCGGTCCAGCGTTTTCCCGGTGAATTTGACGCTGCGCTGATCGGCTATCCCGGCTTCCATCTGGCCCATGCCTCAATCGCGCAATTGTGGGACGGACAGGCGTTTGGCGCGGTAGCCAAGGCCATGGGGCAGATCGGCGCCGATGGCCTGCCGCTGGTTAACAAGGCGATGAGCGATGGCGACATCCTGCTGGCGCAGGGCGCGATCCTGAATGCCTGCGACGCGCTGGACGGCACGAAGGACGGGATGATCGAGCATTTCACCGCCTGCACCACCGAACGTGTCATGCCCGAAATGATGAAACTCGCCTGCAAGAGCGACAATATGGCCGACAAGACCGATGCCTGCCTCCTGCCGATGCAGATTGCCGCAATTCGCAAGGTCATGGGCGGGCCGCTGACCAAGGATGGCAAGGCGATCTATTCCGATTGGGCGTGGGATGCCGGGATCGGGGCCAAAACCGCGCAGGGCGTGACGCAGGGCTGGCGGATCTGGAAGATGGGCGGCTATGCCTCGGCCACCAACAATGGCGCGCTGCTGCGTCTTGGCGCGCCGTCCAATTCGGCAGTGTTCCGGTCGCCCCCGCTCGATGTGGCCGATGATGTCACCTCGCTTACCCGCTATGCCCTGAGCGCCGATATCGACGAGGCCTATGCCGCCGCCCATGTGAAATGGGGCGCATTGAAGGAAGCGCCGGTCGATTTCATCCATGCCGACGCCACCGACCTGTCGCCCTTTACCCGGCGCGGGGGCAAGATCATTATGTTCCACGGGGTCAGCGATCCGGTGTTCTCGGTGCTCGATACGCTGCGCTGGCTCGATGCGGTGAACAAGCGGGAGAAGGGCAAGGCGGGCCGCTTCGTGCAATTCTATGCGGTGCCGGGCATGAACCACGGGCGCGGCGGTCCGGCCACGGACCGCTTCGACATTTTCTCCCAGCTTGTCGCATGGCGCGAAAAGGGCGTAAAGCCCGGCGCGATCATCGCCACGGCCGGGGCCGACACGCCTTGGCCGGGCCGCGAACGCCTGCTCTGCCCCTTCCCCGCGCGGCCCCATCGCACGGGTGAGGAGATCGAGAAGGCCAGTTCCTTTACTTGCCAGTAA
- a CDS encoding pectinesterase family protein — protein MLAPLLLSALLATPTVYDVRPACAATPAPCYTRIQSALEAAARDKSERWITIRIAPGDYHEKPVINRARLTMIGAGRAKTRIHFGAVAQTAKDYHRNGWGTPGSATLTIDADEVRVEGLTIENTYDYLANDRLANGDPARIGNPQAAAVLFDIHADRVLMRRVAMLGYQDTVFTNGGRALVQDSLIAGNIDFIFGNGQLLIEHSEIRSRPRAQPPGPDGFQSFVAAPSTPLSQPTGIVFYASRLTREAGVPDGAVGLGRPWHPTTRFADGRYADPSAVGMALYIDCTMDRHIHPDRWATMNGTSRDGTMATVFRPQDSRFGEVGSSGPGATGKGVAIAWKEERTYARIRSQFLSGWALTGK, from the coding sequence ATGCTTGCACCGCTGCTGCTCTCCGCTCTGCTGGCCACGCCGACGGTTTATGATGTGCGTCCCGCCTGCGCGGCGACGCCCGCGCCGTGTTATACGCGCATCCAATCCGCGCTGGAGGCGGCCGCGCGTGACAAAAGCGAGCGCTGGATCACCATCCGCATTGCGCCGGGGGATTATCACGAAAAGCCGGTGATCAACCGCGCGCGGCTGACGATGATCGGGGCGGGCAGGGCAAAGACCCGCATCCATTTCGGCGCGGTGGCCCAAACGGCCAAGGATTATCACCGCAACGGCTGGGGCACGCCCGGTTCGGCCACGCTGACCATTGATGCCGACGAGGTAAGGGTCGAGGGCCTGACCATCGAAAACACCTATGATTATCTGGCCAATGACCGTCTGGCCAATGGTGACCCGGCGCGCATCGGCAATCCGCAGGCCGCCGCCGTGCTGTTCGATATCCACGCCGACCGGGTGCTGATGCGCCGGGTAGCGATGCTGGGCTATCAGGATACGGTGTTTACCAATGGCGGGCGGGCGCTGGTGCAGGACAGCCTGATCGCGGGCAATATCGACTTTATCTTCGGCAACGGCCAATTGCTGATCGAACACAGCGAGATCCGCAGCCGCCCCCGTGCCCAGCCGCCCGGCCCGGATGGTTTTCAATCCTTTGTCGCCGCGCCCTCAACGCCCTTGTCGCAGCCTACGGGGATTGTGTTCTATGCCTCACGCCTGACGCGCGAGGCGGGCGTGCCCGATGGCGCGGTGGGGCTGGGGCGGCCGTGGCATCCCACCACGCGCTTTGCCGATGGGCGCTATGCCGATCCCTCGGCGGTGGGCATGGCGCTCTATATTGACTGCACGATGGACCGCCATATCCACCCCGACCGCTGGGCCACCATGAACGGCACATCGCGCGACGGCACCATGGCCACGGTGTTCCGTCCGCAGGATTCCCGCTTTGGCGAGGTTGGGTCGAGCGGCCCCGGCGCCACCGGCAAGGGCGTTGCCATCGCATGGAAAGAGGAGCGGACCTATGCTCGGATCCGCTCGCAATTCCTGTCCGGCTGGGCGCTTACTGGCAAGTAA
- a CDS encoding alpha/beta hydrolase has protein sequence MRFDTGFLLLALIALCAPAQAHEVDESYSIARRFAQYGAQYPGITWPAIRPQAGEQILPDRVYKTMGERDLLIDIFRPAHARGVGIVLVHGGAWRSGGRSHFYPLANLLAQRGYTVFIPQYRLSPEAPYPAGAQDIHDAMVWAQDHARDYGVSPDRIALGGASSGGQLASLVAYGDEMFGAGGRPHALIDMDGVLDFTTPEALKYENAARAGSSAAKWLGGSFEQIPDRWREAGAASHVGPHSPPTLIISSGNPRFTAGKDKVLAELARHKIPARWYAFAKAPHDIWFFDPYLTTTADQIAAFLQSLPQR, from the coding sequence TTGCGTTTTGACACCGGTTTCCTTCTGCTGGCCTTGATCGCGCTCTGCGCCCCGGCTCAGGCGCATGAAGTGGATGAAAGCTACAGCATCGCCCGCCGCTTTGCCCAATATGGCGCGCAATATCCCGGCATCACATGGCCCGCGATCCGCCCGCAGGCCGGAGAGCAGATCCTCCCCGACCGGGTTTACAAGACCATGGGCGAGCGCGATCTGCTGATCGACATTTTTCGCCCGGCCCATGCGCGCGGTGTCGGCATCGTACTGGTGCATGGCGGCGCATGGCGTTCGGGCGGGCGCAGTCATTTCTATCCGCTTGCCAATCTGCTGGCCCAGCGCGGGTATACCGTGTTTATCCCGCAATACCGCCTGTCGCCCGAGGCGCCCTATCCGGCGGGGGCGCAGGATATTCATGACGCCATGGTCTGGGCGCAGGATCATGCGCGCGACTATGGGGTCAGCCCTGACCGTATCGCGCTGGGCGGGGCATCATCGGGCGGGCAACTGGCCTCGCTGGTGGCCTATGGCGATGAGATGTTTGGGGCGGGGGGCCGCCCCCATGCGCTGATCGACATGGACGGTGTGCTCGATTTCACCACGCCGGAGGCGCTGAAATATGAAAATGCCGCCAGAGCCGGATCGTCGGCGGCCAAATGGCTGGGCGGATCGTTTGAACAGATCCCCGACCGCTGGCGCGAGGCAGGCGCGGCCTCGCATGTCGGCCCGCATTCCCCGCCCACGCTGATCATCAGCAGCGGCAATCCGCGGTTTACGGCGGGCAAGGACAAGGTGCTGGCCGAACTGGCGCGCCACAAGATCCCCGCCCGCTGGTACGCCTTTGCCAAGGCGCCGCATGATATCTGGTTCTTCGATCCGTACCTGACCACCACCGCCGACCAAATCGCCGCTTTTCTGCAATCGCTGCCCCAACGCTGA